In a single window of the Poecile atricapillus isolate bPoeAtr1 chromosome 27, bPoeAtr1.hap1, whole genome shotgun sequence genome:
- the LOC131589026 gene encoding chromodomain-helicase-DNA-binding protein 7-like isoform X2 codes for MQDTGTQRIWGGGTHAGDAGQRDLGDSGWMEGSDLWGLWDFSGGSVGSVGFLRRICGICGISQEDLWDFSGGSMGSVGFLRRICGICGISPAWLEQGGACSVRSLPKADPRFAEVEPRMRPRDWDHSRGLGSFPGIGIVSRDWDRSQGLGSFPGIGIIPRDWDHSWGLGSFPEIGIVPGDWDHSQGLGLFPGIGIIPGDWDHSQRLGSFLGIGIIPGDWDHSQRLGSFPGIGIIPRDWDCSCHNKQDPNTQSGLGCTKRKTQHQNTPKPKPEPNPKPNPKLKPEPKPEPNPNPKPNPKPKHKPEPKPKPKPNPKTKPDPNPKPNPKPEPNPKPKPKPNPNPKLNPKPEPKLKPEPKPEPNPNPKPKPNLKLKPEPKPEPNPKPKPNPNPKHKPEPKPKPKPNPETKPDPNPKPEPKLKPEPKPEPKNNPNQILIPIPTPPQAAPGPPGPSWLKAPKSHFYFCLLLKTHREGRLGKDETPK; via the exons ATGCAGGACACAGGAAcccaaaggatttggggtggagGGACCCATGCAGGGGATGCAGGACAGAGGGACCTGGGAGATTCGGGCTGGATGGAAGGgtct gatctgtggggtctgtgggatTTCTCAGGAGGctctgtgggatctgtgggatttctcaggaggatctgtgggatctgtgggatttcTCAGGAGGATCTGTGGGATTTCTCAGGAGGCTctatgggatctgtgggatttctcaggaggatctgtgggatctgtgggatttctcctgcctggctggagcagggaggcgCCTGCAGCGTTCGTTCACTCCCAAAGGCAGACCCGAGGTTTGCAGAGGTTGAACCGAGGATGAGACCCAGGGATTGGGATCATTCCCGGGGATTGGGATCATTCCCAGGGATTGGGATTGTTTCCAGGGATTGGGATCGTTCCCAGGGATTGGGATCATTCCCAGGGATTGGGATCATTCCCAGGGATTGGGATCATTCCTGGGGATTGGGATCATTCCCAGAGATTGGGATCGTTCCTGGGGATTGGGATCATTCCCAGGGATTGGGATTGTTCCCAGGGATTGGGATCATTCCCGGGGATTGGGATCATTCCCAGAGATTGGGATCGTTCCTGGGGATTGGGATCATTCCCGGGGATTGGGATCATTCCCAGAGATTGGGATCATTCCCAGGGATTGGGATCATTCCCAGGGATTGGGATTGTTCCTGTCACAATAAACAGGATCCAAACACACAAAGTGGTCTGGGATGTACCAAGAGGAAAACCCAACACCAgaacacccccaaacccaaaccagagcccaaccccaaacccaaccccaaactgAAACCAGAACCCAAACCTGAACCCAATCCTAACCCCAAAcccaatcccaaacccaaacacaaaCCAGAGCCCAAACCCAAGCCCAAAccaaatcccaaaaccaaacctgatcccaatcccaaacccaatcccaaacccgaacccaaccccaaacccaaacccaaacccaatcccaatcccaaactcAATCCCAAACCTGAGCCCAAACTGAAACCAGAACCCAAACCTGAACCCAATCctaaccccaaacccaaacccaacctcAAACTGAAACCAGAACCCAAACCTGAAcccaatcccaaacccaaacccaatcccaaccccaaacaCAAACCAGAGCCCAAACCCAAGCCCAAACCAAATCCCGAAACCAAacctgatcccaatcccaaacctgAGCCCAAACTGAAACCAGAACCCAAACCTGAACCCAAgaacaacccaaaccaaatcctgatcccgatcccaacCCCACCCCAAgcagccccaggaccccccggaCCCTCCTGGCTGAaggccccaaaatcccatttttatttttgccttttattaAAAACTCACCgggaggggaggctggggaaggacgagacaccaaaataa
- the LOC131589112 gene encoding uncharacterized protein LOC131589112 produces the protein MPQFFQNPSPGDPEGARSRERGLGRLGMLPGIHPRELIPQDTQNPSWDRPRFGVGAQIPGEAPDTRRGQGAALRGESRGWECWNWLLWEWLGAEALEEEGNPGSLQEFPELDPSGSPRIPRAGSLQEFPELDPSGSLGIPRAGSLQEFPELDPSGSLGIPRAGSLWFFGNSQSWIPPVLWEFPELDPSRNSQSWIPLAFQEFPELDPSGSLGIPRAGSLRFSRNSQSWIPLVLWEFPELDPSRNSQSWIPPVLWEFPELDPTRNSGMRSPETESTYTSPCIQPPKSSQIPGISTSSRPKSPFGRAGRLQVNPCGFKKSRESRGKEKEKEKLKMIRVSVALGYFSLPI, from the coding sequence ATGCCCCAATTCTTCCAAAATCCATCCCCGGGGGATCCGGAGGGTgcgaggagcagggagagggggctgggaaggctgggaatgctgcctgggatccatcccagggaatTGATCCCCCAGGACACCCAAAATCCCTCTTGGGATCGCCCCCGGTTTGGGGTCGGGGCTCAAATCCCTGGAGAAGCCCCGGACACACGGAGGGGTCAGGGAGCAGCACTTAGGGGTGAATCCagaggctgggaatgctggaattGGCTCCTGTGGGAATGGTTGGGAGCCGAGGCtttggaagaggaaggaaatccGGGATctctccaggaattcccagagctggatCCCTCCGGTTCTCCAagaattcccagagctggatccctccaggaattcccagagctggatCCCTCTGgttctttgggaattcccagagctggatccctccaggaattcccagagctggatCCCTCTGgttctttgggaattcccagagctggatCCCTCTGgttctttgggaattcccagagctggatCCCTCCGgttctttgggaattcccagagctggatccctccaggaattcccagagctggatCCCTCTGGCTTTCCAagaattcccagagctggatCCCTCTGgttctttgggaattcccagagctggatCCCTCCGGttctccaggaattcccagagctggatCCCTCTGgttctttgggaattcccagagctggatccctccaggaattcccagagctggatCCCTCCGGTTCTTTGGGAATTTCCAGAGCTGGATCCCACCAGGAATTCCGGGATGAGGAGCCCAGAGACAGAAAGCACTTACACCTCTCCCTGTATCCAACCTCCCAAAAgctcccaaatcccgggaatctccACTTCCAGCCGCCCCAAATCTCCctttggcagagctgggaggctCCAGGTGAATCCCTGTGGATTTAAAAAATCCCGGGAGAGCcgggggaaggaaaaggaaaaggaaaagctaaaGATGATCCGTGTTTCAGTTGCACTGGGGTACTTTTCTTTACCCATTTAG
- the LOC131589026 gene encoding cell surface antigen I/II-like isoform X3 translates to MWGLAGGSVGSVGFGTETSMAFLRRLCGIWALWGLWDFSGGSVGSVGFLRRLCGICGICGISPAWLEQGGACSVRSLPKADPRFAEVEPRMRPRDWDHSRGLGSFPGIGIVSRDWDRSQGLGSFPGIGIIPRDWDHSWGLGSFPEIGIVPGDWDHSQGLGLFPGIGIIPGDWDHSQRLGSFLGIGIIPGDWDHSQRLGSFPGIGIIPRDWDCSCHNKQDPNTQSGLGCTKRKTQHQNTPKPKPEPNPKPNPKLKPEPKPEPNPNPKPNPKPKHKPEPKPKPKPNPKTKPDPNPKPNPKPEPNPKPKPKPNPNPKLNPKPEPKLKPEPKPEPNPNPKPKPNLKLKPEPKPEPNPKPKPNPNPKHKPEPKPKPKPNPETKPDPNPKPEPKLKPEPKPEPKNNPNQILIPIPTPPQAAPGPPGPSWLKAPKSHFYFCLLLKTHREGRLGKDETPK, encoded by the exons ATGTGGGGTTTGGCAGGAGGctctgtgggatctgtgggatttgggacgGAGACATCAATGGCATTTCTCAGGAGGCTCTGTGGGATTTGGgctctgtggggtctgtgggatTTCTCAGGAGgatctgtggggtctgtgggatTTCTCAGGAGGctctgtg ggatctgtgggatctgtgggatttctcctgcctggctggagcagggaggcgCCTGCAGCGTTCGTTCACTCCCAAAGGCAGACCCGAGGTTTGCAGAGGTTGAACCGAGGATGAGACCCAGGGATTGGGATCATTCCCGGGGATTGGGATCATTCCCAGGGATTGGGATTGTTTCCAGGGATTGGGATCGTTCCCAGGGATTGGGATCATTCCCAGGGATTGGGATCATTCCCAGGGATTGGGATCATTCCTGGGGATTGGGATCATTCCCAGAGATTGGGATCGTTCCTGGGGATTGGGATCATTCCCAGGGATTGGGATTGTTCCCAGGGATTGGGATCATTCCCGGGGATTGGGATCATTCCCAGAGATTGGGATCGTTCCTGGGGATTGGGATCATTCCCGGGGATTGGGATCATTCCCAGAGATTGGGATCATTCCCAGGGATTGGGATCATTCCCAGGGATTGGGATTGTTCCTGTCACAATAAACAGGATCCAAACACACAAAGTGGTCTGGGATGTACCAAGAGGAAAACCCAACACCAgaacacccccaaacccaaaccagagcccaaccccaaacccaaccccaaactgAAACCAGAACCCAAACCTGAACCCAATCCTAACCCCAAAcccaatcccaaacccaaacacaaaCCAGAGCCCAAACCCAAGCCCAAAccaaatcccaaaaccaaacctgatcccaatcccaaacccaatcccaaacccgaacccaaccccaaacccaaacccaaacccaatcccaatcccaaactcAATCCCAAACCTGAGCCCAAACTGAAACCAGAACCCAAACCTGAACCCAATCctaaccccaaacccaaacccaacctcAAACTGAAACCAGAACCCAAACCTGAAcccaatcccaaacccaaacccaatcccaaccccaaacaCAAACCAGAGCCCAAACCCAAGCCCAAACCAAATCCCGAAACCAAacctgatcccaatcccaaacctgAGCCCAAACTGAAACCAGAACCCAAACCTGAACCCAAgaacaacccaaaccaaatcctgatcccgatcccaacCCCACCCCAAgcagccccaggaccccccggaCCCTCCTGGCTGAaggccccaaaatcccatttttatttttgccttttattaAAAACTCACCgggaggggaggctggggaaggacgagacaccaaaataa
- the LOC131589026 gene encoding uncharacterized protein LOC131589026 isoform X1 has product MEGPERFGVEGPVGFGMEGPGGFGMEGPERFGVEGPVGFGMEGPEGFGVEGPVGCRTQEPKGFGVEGPMQGMQDRGTWEIRAGWKGLWGLGGVVCGIWDEGTCRMWGLAGGSVGSVGFGTETSMAFLRRICGICGISQEDLWDFSGGSMGSVGFLRRICGICGISPAWLEQGGACSVRSLPKADPRFAEVEPRMRPRDWDHSRGLGSFPGIGIVSRDWDRSQGLGSFPGIGIIPRDWDHSWGLGSFPEIGIVPGDWDHSQGLGLFPGIGIIPGDWDHSQRLGSFLGIGIIPGDWDHSQRLGSFPGIGIIPRDWDCSCHNKQDPNTQSGLGCTKRKTQHQNTPKPKPEPNPKPNPKLKPEPKPEPNPNPKPNPKPKHKPEPKPKPKPNPKTKPDPNPKPNPKPEPNPKPKPKPNPNPKLNPKPEPKLKPEPKPEPNPNPKPKPNLKLKPEPKPEPNPKPKPNPNPKHKPEPKPKPKPNPETKPDPNPKPEPKLKPEPKPEPKNNPNQILIPIPTPPQAAPGPPGPSWLKAPKSHFYFCLLLKTHREGRLGKDETPK; this is encoded by the exons atggagggacctgagaggtttggggtggagggacctgtgggatttgggatggagggacctgggggatttgggatggagggacctgagaggtttggggtggagggacctgtggggtttgggatggagggacctgaggggtttggggtggagggACCTGTGGGATGCAGGACACAGGAAcccaaaggatttggggtggagGGACCCATGCAGGGGATGCAGGACAGAGGGACCTGGGAGATTCGGGCTGGATGGAAGGgtctgtggggtttggggggagtggtctgtgggatttgggatgaagGGACCTGCAGGATGTGGGGTTTGGCAGGAGGctctgtgggatctgtgggatttgggacgGAGACATCAATGGCATTTCTCAGGAG gatctgtgggatctgtgggatttcTCAGGAGGATCTGTGGGATTTCTCAGGAGGCTctatgggatctgtgggatttctcaggaggatctgtgggatctgtgggatttctcctgcctggctggagcagggaggcgCCTGCAGCGTTCGTTCACTCCCAAAGGCAGACCCGAGGTTTGCAGAGGTTGAACCGAGGATGAGACCCAGGGATTGGGATCATTCCCGGGGATTGGGATCATTCCCAGGGATTGGGATTGTTTCCAGGGATTGGGATCGTTCCCAGGGATTGGGATCATTCCCAGGGATTGGGATCATTCCCAGGGATTGGGATCATTCCTGGGGATTGGGATCATTCCCAGAGATTGGGATCGTTCCTGGGGATTGGGATCATTCCCAGGGATTGGGATTGTTCCCAGGGATTGGGATCATTCCCGGGGATTGGGATCATTCCCAGAGATTGGGATCGTTCCTGGGGATTGGGATCATTCCCGGGGATTGGGATCATTCCCAGAGATTGGGATCATTCCCAGGGATTGGGATCATTCCCAGGGATTGGGATTGTTCCTGTCACAATAAACAGGATCCAAACACACAAAGTGGTCTGGGATGTACCAAGAGGAAAACCCAACACCAgaacacccccaaacccaaaccagagcccaaccccaaacccaaccccaaactgAAACCAGAACCCAAACCTGAACCCAATCCTAACCCCAAAcccaatcccaaacccaaacacaaaCCAGAGCCCAAACCCAAGCCCAAAccaaatcccaaaaccaaacctgatcccaatcccaaacccaatcccaaacccgaacccaaccccaaacccaaacccaaacccaatcccaatcccaaactcAATCCCAAACCTGAGCCCAAACTGAAACCAGAACCCAAACCTGAACCCAATCctaaccccaaacccaaacccaacctcAAACTGAAACCAGAACCCAAACCTGAAcccaatcccaaacccaaacccaatcccaaccccaaacaCAAACCAGAGCCCAAACCCAAGCCCAAACCAAATCCCGAAACCAAacctgatcccaatcccaaacctgAGCCCAAACTGAAACCAGAACCCAAACCTGAACCCAAgaacaacccaaaccaaatcctgatcccgatcccaacCCCACCCCAAgcagccccaggaccccccggaCCCTCCTGGCTGAaggccccaaaatcccatttttatttttgccttttattaAAAACTCACCgggaggggaggctggggaaggacgagacaccaaaataa
- the CISD3 gene encoding CDGSH iron-sulfur domain-containing protein 3, mitochondrial, which produces MLRPRAAALAALLRTPGGGRDPSGGAPVPSLCSAPPPQPVIAAKEPFPVELKAGQKYSWCSCGHSKRQPFCDGAHKKEAPGLVPLRFSPARDGPALLCGCKRSRSPPFCDGSHKGDAVRGAPLPPQTQPSSGIPPRGRGGSEPQ; this is translated from the exons ATGCTGCGGCCCAGAGCGGCCGCGCTCGCAGCGCTGCTGAGAACCCCGGGGGGCGGCCGGGACCCCTCGGGGGGGGCTCCGGTCCCGTCGCTCTGCTCCGCGCCGCCCCCGCAGCCGGTGATCGCCGCCAAGGAACCGTTCCCGGTGGAGCTGAAGGCGGGACAGAAATACAGCTGGTGCTCCTGCGGGCACAGCAAGCGGCAG CCCTTTTGTGACGGTGCCCACAAGAAGGAGGCGCCGGGGCTGGTCCCGCTGCGCTTCAGCCCGGCCCGGGACGGCCCCGCGCTGCTCTGCGGCTGCAAACGGAGCCGGAGCCCCCCGTTCTGCGATGGATCCCACAAAGGGGACGCGGTTCGGGGGGCACCGCTGCCCCCCCAGACACAGCCGAGCTCGGGGATCCCCCCTCGGGGGAGGGGAGGCTCCGAACCCCAGTGA
- the LOC131589026 gene encoding uncharacterized protein LOC131589026 isoform X4, translating to MKGPAGCGVWQEALWDLWDLGRRHQWHFSGGSVGSVGFLRRLCGICGICGISPAWLEQGGACSVRSLPKADPRFAEVEPRMRPRDWDHSRGLGSFPGIGIVSRDWDRSQGLGSFPGIGIIPRDWDHSWGLGSFPEIGIVPGDWDHSQGLGLFPGIGIIPGDWDHSQRLGSFLGIGIIPGDWDHSQRLGSFPGIGIIPRDWDCSCHNKQDPNTQSGLGCTKRKTQHQNTPKPKPEPNPKPNPKLKPEPKPEPNPNPKPNPKPKHKPEPKPKPKPNPKTKPDPNPKPNPKPEPNPKPKPKPNPNPKLNPKPEPKLKPEPKPEPNPNPKPKPNLKLKPEPKPEPNPKPKPNPNPKHKPEPKPKPKPNPETKPDPNPKPEPKLKPEPKPEPKNNPNQILIPIPTPPQAAPGPPGPSWLKAPKSHFYFCLLLKTHREGRLGKDETPK from the exons atgaagGGACCTGCAGGATGTGGGGTTTGGCAGGAGGctctgtgggatctgtgggatttgggacgGAGACATCAATGGCATTTCTCAGGAG gatctgtggggtctgtgggatTTCTCAGGAGGctctgtg ggatctgtgggatctgtgggatttctcctgcctggctggagcagggaggcgCCTGCAGCGTTCGTTCACTCCCAAAGGCAGACCCGAGGTTTGCAGAGGTTGAACCGAGGATGAGACCCAGGGATTGGGATCATTCCCGGGGATTGGGATCATTCCCAGGGATTGGGATTGTTTCCAGGGATTGGGATCGTTCCCAGGGATTGGGATCATTCCCAGGGATTGGGATCATTCCCAGGGATTGGGATCATTCCTGGGGATTGGGATCATTCCCAGAGATTGGGATCGTTCCTGGGGATTGGGATCATTCCCAGGGATTGGGATTGTTCCCAGGGATTGGGATCATTCCCGGGGATTGGGATCATTCCCAGAGATTGGGATCGTTCCTGGGGATTGGGATCATTCCCGGGGATTGGGATCATTCCCAGAGATTGGGATCATTCCCAGGGATTGGGATCATTCCCAGGGATTGGGATTGTTCCTGTCACAATAAACAGGATCCAAACACACAAAGTGGTCTGGGATGTACCAAGAGGAAAACCCAACACCAgaacacccccaaacccaaaccagagcccaaccccaaacccaaccccaaactgAAACCAGAACCCAAACCTGAACCCAATCCTAACCCCAAAcccaatcccaaacccaaacacaaaCCAGAGCCCAAACCCAAGCCCAAAccaaatcccaaaaccaaacctgatcccaatcccaaacccaatcccaaacccgaacccaaccccaaacccaaacccaaacccaatcccaatcccaaactcAATCCCAAACCTGAGCCCAAACTGAAACCAGAACCCAAACCTGAACCCAATCctaaccccaaacccaaacccaacctcAAACTGAAACCAGAACCCAAACCTGAAcccaatcccaaacccaaacccaatcccaaccccaaacaCAAACCAGAGCCCAAACCCAAGCCCAAACCAAATCCCGAAACCAAacctgatcccaatcccaaacctgAGCCCAAACTGAAACCAGAACCCAAACCTGAACCCAAgaacaacccaaaccaaatcctgatcccgatcccaacCCCACCCCAAgcagccccaggaccccccggaCCCTCCTGGCTGAaggccccaaaatcccatttttatttttgccttttattaAAAACTCACCgggaggggaggctggggaaggacgagacaccaaaataa